The genome window CAGCTCAGTCCTCAGTACCCTTGGGCCACACTTTTATAAGTCTTCCCAGCATGCTCTGCTTCCCCAAAGGGAGTATTTGAGACTTTTATTTGTCTCCTCAAGCCCTCTGTTTATCCTTCTCCTTGTTCACTGTCAGCCCATGACTTTGAATTTctcttcacaaaaaaaaagacagactctCAGATATTGAGTTGCTCTTTGCTTTCCTATAATCCTTTCTCCTTTGCCTGCTTGCCTGCTTGCCTGCCTGCTGTCCATCTTTCCATCCTGCTGGACTCTGTCTTCTCCCGTGTGTTCTGTGATAGTGTGTGCTCCCAGTTTTCCTATCTCTCTGGGTACCCCCTTTCGCTTTATGTTGCTGTCAGTCTCACTCAGTTCTGATCCTTCTCCCATATTACAGGCTCCTGGGGAATCTTTTCAGTGCATAAAGTTGACCATATCACCCCTTGCTTTAAACCTCTTAGTGACAGGAACAGGCAAAACATGTCTGTAGTGATAGAAGTCATAAGAGTGGTTACCTCCAGGCAGGGGAAATAGGAAACAATTGCAAAAGGACATGAGGGAGCCTTCTAGGTTGTTGGAATTATTCTGTATCTTACTTCGGGAAGTGGTTACATTGTtctatacatacacaaaaattcaCTGAGCTGTACATTAAGATAGTGCATTTTACCATACGTATGCCTcagttttaaaaagatgaaacctGAAGGTTTAAATCCAAACTCCTGAAGgttaaaatccaaactcctgaaAATAGTCCACAGATTCCTATTCCTTCCTCCCTCAAGTCTTGCCTCGAGCATAATTTTCTTGTGAGACCCATCCTGGCTTCCTCAGGCCTGTGACTTCCACACTCAGGACTGTAAGCTTAGGCCTGTCCTAATCCTGAAGAGACTTTATTGTAACTGTACATACACTTCCCTCACTAGACAGGGGGCTCAGTTTCATTGCACCCCTAGTGCCTTGTGTAGTGGCTGGCACATAGACCCCCGgtaaatgtctgttgaatgaatgaatgcaagttCATTTCATACTTGCTTTGAACTTAACATTTTTACTGAACAGTTTCCTTCCTCCAGCCTGCAGGATGTTTCCTCAGTGAGGGGAAGGCTGCTGCACAATGGCAGTTTTTGATACTCCTGAGGAGGCCTTTGGTGTCTTACGTCCAGTCTGTGTTCAGCTCACAAAGACCCAGACAGTGGAGAATGTGGAGCATCTGCAGACACGACTACAAGCTGTGAGTGACAGTGCCCTTCAGGAACTTCAGCAGTACATCCTCTTCCCTCTGCGATTTACCCTGAAGACCCCAGGTCCCAAAAGAGAGCGTTTGATCCAGAGTGTGGTGGAATGCCTCACATTTGTCCTTTCTTCAACATGTGTGAAAGAACAAGAGCTTCTCCAGGAACTCTTTTCAGAACTCTCTGCTTGTCTGTATTCACCCAGCTCCCAGAAAACTGCGGCTGTGTCCGAGGAGTTGAAATTGGCTGTGATCCAGGGACTTAGCACATTAATGCACTCAGCTTATGGGGACATCATTCTGACTTTTTATGAGCCCTCCATTCTGCCACGTTTAGGATTTGCTGTATCTTTACTGTTAGGCCTTGCAGAACAGGAGAAATCAAAGCAAATTAAAATTGCCGCCTTAAAATGTTTACAGGTTCTACTCTTGCAGTGTGATTGTCAGGATCATCCAAGGTCGTTGGATGAACTTGAACAAAAGCAGCTAGGGGATTTGTTTGCCTCTTTTTTACCTGGAATCTCAACTGCACTGACCAGGGTTATCACGGGAGACTTTAAACAAGGTCACAGCATTGTCGTATCTTCCCTAAAGATCTTTTACAAGACAGTGAGCTTCATTATGGCTGATGAACAGCTCAAAAGAATCTCAAAGGTCCAAGCAAAACCTGCAGTTGAGCACAGAGTAGCGGAGCTGATGGTTTACAGGGAAGCAGATTGGGTAAAAAACACTGGCGACAAGTTGACTATccttattaaaaagataattgagTGTGTTTCTGTTCACCCACACTGGAAGGTGAGGCTGGAACTGGTAGAACTTGTGGAGGACCTTCTTTTGAAGTGCAGTCAATCATTGGTCGAATGTGCTGGTCCCCTTCTGAAGGCCTTAGTGGGACTAGTAAATGATGAGAGTCCTGAAGTCCAAGCCCAGTGCAATAAAGCTCTGAGACATTTTGCAGATCAAAAAGTAGTGGTGGGCAACAAAGCCCTCACTGACATCTTGTCAGAAAGCCTGCATTCCCTTGCCACATCTCTTCCTCGCCTAATGAACTCCCAAGATGACCAGGGCAAATTCTCTACTCTTTCCTTGTTACTTGGTTATCTGAAACTCTTGGGCCCAAAAATAAACTTTGTCCTCAACTCTGTGGCCCATCTCCAGCGCCTTTCCAAAGCACTCATCCAAGTTCTAGAGCTAGACGTGGCTGACATCAAGATTGTTGAGGAACGGCATTGGAACTCTGATGATCTGAATGCTTCTCCAAAGACCTCAGCCGCACAGCCTTGGAACCACATCCAGAGGAGATATTTCCGCTTCTTCACTGATGAGAGAATCTTCATGCTCTTGAGGCAGGTTTGTCAGCTACTTGGTTATTATGGGAATCTTTATTTGCTTGCGGATCACTTTATGGAACTTTACCATCAATCTGTGGTTTACCGGAAGCAAGCTGCCATGATCCTTAATGAACTGGTTACAGGGGCTGCTGGGCTGGAGGTCGAGGATCTTCACgaaaaacatattaaaacaaaCCCAGAGGAACTGAGAGAGATTGTGACATCTATACTTGAAGAATACACAAGTCAAGAAAATTGGTATTTGGTTACCTGTCTTGAAACTGAGGAAATGGGAGAGGAGCTGATGATGGAGCACCCAGGCCTCCAGGCCATCACATCTGGTGAACACACCTGCCAAGTTACATCTTTTCTAGCCTTCTCAAAGCCAAGTCCCACTATTTGCTCCATGAACAGTAACATCTGGCAAATATGCATTCAGTTGGAAGGAATTGGCCAGTTTGCATATGCACTAGGAAAAGACTTCTGTTTGCTCTTGATGTCAGCCCTTTATCCAGTACTGGAGAAGGCTGGAGACCAAACCCTACTCATTAGTCAGGTGGCTACCAGCACCATGATGGACATTTGCCATGCTTGTGGCTATGACTCCCTGCAGCACCTGATCAATCAAAATTCAGACTACTTAGTGAATGGGATCTCTTTAAATCTGCGTCATCTTGCTCTGCACCCTCATACCCCAAAGGTCCTGGAAGTCATGCTGCGAAACTCAGATGCTAACCTGCTTCCTTTGGTGGCAGATGTGGTTCAAGATGTCTTGGCCACCCTGGACCAATTTTACGATAAGAGAGCTGCTTCCTTTGTCAGTGTTCTGCATGCTCTGATGGCAGCATTAGGTACATTGAGAGCCCTTTTTAATGCTGATGTGTG of Symphalangus syndactylus isolate Jambi chromosome 24, NHGRI_mSymSyn1-v2.1_pri, whole genome shotgun sequence contains these proteins:
- the TTI1 gene encoding TELO2-interacting protein 1 homolog isoform X1; amino-acid sequence: MAVFDTPEEAFGVLRPVCVQLTKTQTVENVEHLQTRLQAVSDSALQELQQYILFPLRFTLKTPGPKRERLIQSVVECLTFVLSSTCVKEQELLQELFSELSACLYSPSSQKTAAVSEELKLAVIQGLSTLMHSAYGDIILTFYEPSILPRLGFAVSLLLGLAEQEKSKQIKIAALKCLQVLLLQCDCQDHPRSLDELEQKQLGDLFASFLPGISTALTRVITGDFKQGHSIVVSSLKIFYKTVSFIMADEQLKRISKVQAKPAVEHRVAELMVYREADWVKNTGDKLTILIKKIIECVSVHPHWKVRLELVELVEDLLLKCSQSLVECAGPLLKALVGLVNDESPEVQAQCNKALRHFADQKVVVGNKALTDILSESLHSLATSLPRLMNSQDDQGKFSTLSLLLGYLKLLGPKINFVLNSVAHLQRLSKALIQVLELDVADIKIVEERHWNSDDLNASPKTSAAQPWNHIQRRYFRFFTDERIFMLLRQVCQLLGYYGNLYLLADHFMELYHQSVVYRKQAAMILNELVTGAAGLEVEDLHEKHIKTNPEELREIVTSILEEYTSQENWYLVTCLETEEMGEELMMEHPGLQAITSGEHTCQVTSFLAFSKPSPTICSMNSNIWQICIQLEGIGQFAYALGKDFCLLLMSALYPVLEKAGDQTLLISQVATSTMMDICHACGYDSLQHLINQNSDYLVNGISLNLRHLALHPHTPKVLEVMLRNSDANLLPLVADVVQDVLATLDQFYDKRAASFVSVLHALMAALAQWFPDTGNLGHLQEQSLREEGSHLNQRPATLEKSTTTAEDIEQFLLNYLKEKDVADGNVSDFDNEEEEQSVLPKVDENDTRPDVEPPLPLQIQIAMDVMERCIHLLSDKNLQIRLKVLDVLDLCVVVLQSHKNQLLPLAHRAWPSLVHRLTRDAPLAVLRAFKVLRTLGSKCGDFLRSRFCKDVLPKLAGSLVTQAPISARAGPVYSHTLAFKLQLAVLQGLGPLCERLDLGEGDLNKVADACLIYLSAKQPVKLQEAARRAPRVRCEPLLPPAPCRAQLSTTAQGRRFPWPSRNPAPSVILHPTRRDYCPGKMPGNVQFTQEHCGCQSPGPHPVPPGCCNLTGSPGPEGQIPSPGSPHHPSSA
- the TTI1 gene encoding TELO2-interacting protein 1 homolog isoform X4, which produces MAVFDTPEEAFGVLRPVCVQLTKTQTVENVEHLQTRLQAVSDSALQELQQYILFPLRFTLKTPGPKRERLIQSVVECLTFVLSSTCVKEQELLQELFSELSACLYSPSSQKTAAVSEELKLAVIQGLSTLMHSAYGDIILTFYEPSILPRLGFAVSLLLGLAEQEKSKQIKIAALKCLQVLLLQCDCQDHPRSLDELEQKQLGDLFASFLPGISTALTRVITGDFKQGHSIVVSSLKIFYKTVSFIMADEQLKRISKVQAKPAVEHRVAELMVYREADWVKNTGDKLTILIKKIIECVSVHPHWKVRLELVELVEDLLLKCSQSLVECAGPLLKALVGLVNDESPEVQAQCNKALRHFADQKVVVGNKALTDILSESLHSLATSLPRLMNSQDDQGKFSTLSLLLGYLKLLGPKINFVLNSVAHLQRLSKALIQVLELDVADIKIVEERHWNSDDLNASPKTSAAQPWNHIQRRYFRFFTDERIFMLLRQVCQLLGYYGNLYLLADHFMELYHQSVVYRKQAAMILNELVTGAAGLEVEDLHEKHIKTNPEELREIVTSILEEYTSQENWYLVTCLETEEMGEELMMEHPGLQAITSGEHTCQVTSFLAFSKPSPTICSMNSNIWQICIQLEGIGQFAYALGKDFCLLLMSALYPVLEKAGDQTLLISQVATSTMMDICHACGYDSLQHLINQNSDYLVNGISLNLRHLALHPHTPKVLEVMLRNSDANLLPLVADVVQDVLATLDQFYDKRAASFVSVLHALMAALAQWFPDTGNLGHLQEQSLREEGSHLNQRPATLEKSTTTAEDIEQFLLNYLKEKDVADGNVSDFDNEEEEQSVLPKVDENDTRPDVEPPLPLQIQIAMDVMERCIHLLSDKNLQIRLKVLDVLDLCVVVLQSHKNQLLPLAHRAWPSLVHRLTRDAPLAVLRAFKVLRTLGSKCGDFLRSRFCKDVLPKLAGSLVTQAPISARAGPVYSHTLAFKLQLAVLQGLGPLCERLDLGEGDLNKVADACLIYLSAKQPVKLQEAARSNPFLCCKVSNNSRGSRSRKTVW
- the TTI1 gene encoding TELO2-interacting protein 1 homolog isoform X2 → MAVFDTPEEAFGVLRPVCVQLTKTQTVENVEHLQTRLQAVSDSALQELQQYILFPLRFTLKTPGPKRERLIQSVVECLTFVLSSTCVKEQELLQELFSELSACLYSPSSQKTAAVSEELKLAVIQGLSTLMHSAYGDIILTFYEPSILPRLGFAVSLLLGLAEQEKSKQIKIAALKCLQVLLLQCDCQDHPRSLDELEQKQLGDLFASFLPGISTALTRVITGDFKQGHSIVVSSLKIFYKTVSFIMADEQLKRISKVQAKPAVEHRVAELMVYREADWVKNTGDKLTILIKKIIECVSVHPHWKVRLELVELVEDLLLKCSQSLVECAGPLLKALVGLVNDESPEVQAQCNKALRHFADQKVVVGNKALTDILSESLHSLATSLPRLMNSQDDQGKFSTLSLLLGYLKLLGPKINFVLNSVAHLQRLSKALIQVLELDVADIKIVEERHWNSDDLNASPKTSAAQPWNHIQRRYFRFFTDERIFMLLRQVCQLLGYYGNLYLLADHFMELYHQSVVYRKQAAMILNELVTGAAGLEVEDLHEKHIKTNPEELREIVTSILEEYTSQENWYLVTCLETEEMGEELMMEHPGLQAITSGEHTCQVTSFLAFSKPSPTICSMNSNIWQICIQLEGIGQFAYALGKDFCLLLMSALYPVLEKAGDQTLLISQVATSTMMDICHACGYDSLQHLINQNSDYLVNGISLNLRHLALHPHTPKVLEVMLRNSDANLLPLVADVVQDVLATLDQFYDKRAASFVSVLHALMAALAQWFPDTGNLGHLQEQSLREEGSHLNQRPATLEKSTTTAEDIEQFLLNYLKEKDVADGNVSDFDNEEEEQSVLPKVDENDTRPDVEPPLPLQIQIAMDVMERCIHLLSDKNLQIRLKVLDVLDLCVVVLQSHKNQLLPLAHRAWPSLVHRLTRDAPLAVLRAFKVLRTLGSKCGDFLRSRFCKDVLPKLAGSLVTQAPISARAGPVYSHTLAFKLQLAVLQGLGPLCERLDLGEGDLNKVADACLIYLSAKQPVKLQEAARSVFLHLMKVDPDSTWFLLNELYCPVQFTPPHPSLHPVQLHGASGQQNPYTTNVLQLLKELQ
- the TTI1 gene encoding TELO2-interacting protein 1 homolog isoform X3 gives rise to the protein MAVFDTPEEAFGVLRPVCVQLTKTQTVENVEHLQTRLQAVSDSALQELQQYILFPLRFTLKTPGPKRERLIQSVVECLTFVLSSTCVKEQELLQELFSELSACLYSPSSQKTAAVSEELKLAVIQGLSTLMHSAYGDIILTFYEPSILPRLGFAVSLLLGLAEQEKSKQIKIAALKCLQVLLLQCDCQDHPRSLDELEQKQLGDLFASFLPGISTALTRVITGDFKQGHSIVVSSLKIFYKTVSFIMADEQLKRISKVQAKPAVEHRVAELMVYREADWVKNTGDKLTILIKKIIECVSVHPHWKVRLELVELVEDLLLKCSQSLVECAGPLLKALVGLVNDESPEVQAQCNKALRHFADQKVVVGNKALTDILSESLHSLATSLPRLMNSQDDQGKFSTLSLLLGYLKLLGPKINFVLNSVAHLQRLSKALIQVLELDVADIKIVEERHWNSDDLNASPKTSAAQPWNHIQRRYFRFFTDERIFMLLRQVCQLLGYYGNLYLLADHFMELYHQSVVYRKQAAMILNELVTGAAGLEVEDLHEKHIKTNPEELREIVTSILEEYTSQENWYLVTCLETEEMGEELMMEHPGLQAITSGEHTCQVTSFLAFSKPSPTICSMNSNIWQICIQLEGIGQFAYALGKDFCLLLMSALYPVLEKAGDQTLLISQVATSTMMDICHACGYDSLQHLINQNSDYLVNGISLNLRHLALHPHTPKVLEVMLRNSDANLLPLVADVVQDVLATLDQFYDKRAASFVSVLHALMAALAQWFPDTGNLGHLQEQSLREEGSHLNQRPATLEKSTTTAEDIEQFLLNYLKEKDVADGNVSDFDNEEEEQSVLPKVDENDTRPDVEPPLPLQIQIAMDVMERCIHLLSDKNLQIRLKVLDVLDLCVVVLQSHKNQLLPLAHRAWPSLVHRLTRDAPLAVLRAFKVLRTLGSKCGDFLRSRFCKDVLPKLAGSLVTQAPISARAGPVYSHTLAFKLQLAVLQGLGPLCERLDLGEGDLNKVADACLIYLSAKQPVKLQEAARSSRIPSHQRTSWCLQTLDEHRLAQAHSFHPCQSPNSSLYPHMSLLYLNG